A region from the Mya arenaria isolate MELC-2E11 chromosome 2, ASM2691426v1 genome encodes:
- the LOC128207717 gene encoding uncharacterized protein LOC128207717, whose protein sequence is MLGSALTVNGSKRHLPIQYCSVYWYVTSCLLLMTSAIMLVTSASIPRWLRMDCNRPGNIRRVHDYALWYLIVCKEDVCQTWSYTSVLTNTQSTKRPLYDDSDVSSSPVVADLRLSKGQMVGTEIEITAAFLLELLTFSIMLRLSIKSRRTSIISQRFHLSRRERARHADVCLHCSAFLAAIVAAVCIFIPFERFAEINRKLSTIDVHTGCSISTPFGIIVLGFSGLALVLSAIFNVRIIYSRVSQGCTANGDDVMDEENRKMVALVAMESKDNNLKGYADPMLPGYSNIDTETEVT, encoded by the exons atgcTTGGTTCAG CGCTAACCGTTAACGGATCAAAGCGTCACTTACCCATACAGTATTGCTCAGTGTACTGGTACGTGACGTCATGCCTTCTGTTGATGACGTCAGCAATAATGCTGGTAACCAGCGCATCTATTCCTCGCTGGCTTCGGATGGATTGTAACAGGCCGGGGAACATTCGACGTGTCCACGACTACGCTCTGTGGTACCTGATCGTCTGTAAGGAGGACGTCTGTCAGACCTGGAGCTACACAAGTGTACTGACGAACACACAGAGTACAAAACGACCACTGTATGACGATTCCGATGTGTCGTCATCACCAGTGGTTGCTGATCTCA GACTTAGTAAGGGTCAAATGGTCGGAACGGAAATAGAAATCACTGCAGCCTTTTTGCTAGAACTGCTGACCTTTTCCATAATGTTGCGGCTTTCAATCAAGTCCAGACGAACGTCAATAATAAGTCAGCGCTTCCATCTGTCCAGACGTGAGCGTGCACGTCATGCAGACGTTTGCCTTCACTGCTCCGCATTCCTAGCAGCCATTGTGGCAG cgGTATGTATTTTCATACCATTTGAAAGATTTGCAGAGATAAATCGTAAGTTATCGACCATAGATGTGCATACTGGATGCAGTATTTCGACGCCTTTTGGAATCATTGTGCTTGGCTTTAGTGGGCTTGCCCTGGTTTTATCTGCTATCTTTAACGTGAGGATAATTTACTCGAGGGTTTCTCAAGGGTGCACCGCCAACGGCGATGACGTCATGGATGAAGAGAACAGAAAGATGGTCGCCCTTGTGGCAATGGAATCaaaagataataatttaaaggGATACGCGGACCCGATGCTGCCTGGCTACAGTAACATCGACACAGAGACTGAAGTGACCTGA